CGCCGATGTTTCGCGTCCGCGCTTGCGTCCCGCTGATCGAGCGTCTAGCGTCGGCCTCGTGAATGCCGCCGTCGCTCTCATCGAGCGGGTGCTCCCCTCGACGGTCCATCTCCAGTCGCGCATCCCCGAGTCGCATCCCTCGGCGCGCATCCTCGGCACCGAGCGCATGGGCTCCGGCACGGTCGTCGACTCCTCGGGCCTCGTCCTCACCGTCAACTACGTGGTGCTCGGCGCGGAGCAGGTGCGCGTCACGCTCCTCGACCAGCGCGCCTACGTCGCCGAGCTCGTCCGGCACGATTACGCGTCGGGTCTCGCCCTGGTGCGCATCCCGGAGGAGCACTTGCCGGCGCTGCCGCTTCGCCGCACGACGGACCTCGCGCCCGGCGACGACGCGTTCATCGTCGCCAGCGTCGGCGAGGGCGGGGTGCGCGTGGCGAGCGGCGCGGTCAGCTACATCGGTCCCTTCGACGCCAACTGGGAGTACGTCCTCGACCGGGCCGTCATGACCACCGCCATGAACCCCGGGCTCGGCGGCGGTCCCCTGCTCGACACGCAGGGGCGCGTCCTGGGCGTGGTCTCGCTCAACCTGAACGAGATCGGGCGCTTCTCGCTCTCGATCCCCGCCGACTACTACCTGGACGGGCGGGACGCGCTGCTCGGGGGGCGCGCGCCGTCGGCCACCACGCGCGCCTGGCTCGGCATCTTCTGCTACGCCGTGAAGGACCACGTCGTCATCGCCGGGCTCCTCCCCGGCGGCCCCGGCGAGCAGGCGGGTCTCAAGGCGGGCGACGTCGTCCTCGCCGTCGACGGCCAGGACGTGGGCGACCGCCGCTCGCTCTACCGGCTCCTCTGGGCCCACCGCCCGGGCGAGTCGGTCACGCTCAAGATCTTCCGCGGGCGCGAGATGTGCACCGTCACCGTCGCCTCGGGCGACGTCGAGGAGTTTTTCGGCTAGAAGTCCCGCGTGCGCCCGACCATGCCGCTCGGCGACTTCCTGGTCGCCTACCTCCAGAAGATC
The genomic region above belongs to Deltaproteobacteria bacterium and contains:
- a CDS encoding serine protease; the protein is MNAAVALIERVLPSTVHLQSRIPESHPSARILGTERMGSGTVVDSSGLVLTVNYVVLGAEQVRVTLLDQRAYVAELVRHDYASGLALVRIPEEHLPALPLRRTTDLAPGDDAFIVASVGEGGVRVASGAVSYIGPFDANWEYVLDRAVMTTAMNPGLGGGPLLDTQGRVLGVVSLNLNEIGRFSLSIPADYYLDGRDALLGGRAPSATTRAWLGIFCYAVKDHVVIAGLLPGGPGEQAGLKAGDVVLAVDGQDVGDRRSLYRLLWAHRPGESVTLKIFRGREMCTVTVASGDVEEFFG